Part of the Paracoccus sp. MC1862 genome, TCGAGCCGGCGCTCGATTGGCGTCCTCGCGGCACGAACGACACGGCCAGCACCAATTTCCCGACCTCGCACGCGAATGCCGTCTTCGTCGGGCCGGGCGGGATCGAGCAGCGCAACGACATCTGGATCGGCGTGTCGCTGCTGGCGCCGCATGTGCGCTATCCCGACCACGACCACGCGCCCGAGGAAACCTACCTGGTTCTCTCCGACGGCGAGTTCCGGCAGGAGGACGGAGACTGGTTCTCGCCCGGCATCGGCGGTTCTTTCTACAACCGGCCGGGCATCCTGCACGCGATGCGGTCCGGCGATGGGCCGCTGCTGGCGCTCTGGGCCTTGTGGAACGACCGCGCGGCCGCGGCATGAGGGTCGGCATCATCGGCGCGACCGGCTGGCTGGGTTCGGCCTTGGGTGGACAGCTTCTCGCGCGGGGGATGCTCAGGCCGACCGAACTGGTGCTGCTGAACCGCAGCGGTCCCCGGGCAGACTACCACGGCCATGCGGATGTGACATGGGCGCGGGACGTGGACGATCTGGTCGCGTGCAGCGATCTCGTGGTGGTCTCGGTCCGGCCGCAGGACTGGCCGGCGCTGAAGCTGATGGCGCCCGGCCGGCTGGTGGTGTCCTTCATGGCCGGCACAAGGCTTGCCCGGCTTGCTGCCTGCCGGGGAAGAATCGTGAGGGCGATGCCGAATGCGGCAGCTGAGATTGGCCGATCCTACTCCCCCTGGATCGCCGGTTCGGGCGTGACCGACGCGGATCGGGCGGCGGTCAGATGGCTGCTGTCGGCGATTGGCAGCGAAGACGAGTTGCAGCAGGAAAGCCATCTTGACCTGATGACCGCCGTTCCTGGTTCGGGCTCCGCTTATCCGGCACTTCTTGCCACGGCACTGGCCGACTTCCTGCGGGCCAACGGCATTGTAGAGGCTGTCGCCTGGCGTGCGGCCGAAGCAGTGATCTGCGATGCGCCCCAGGTTCTGGCCGGGCGGATCAGCCAAGCGCCCGAAATGATCGAGGCTTATCTTGCCTATGAAGGCACCACGGCTGCAGGCATCAATGCGGCGCGATCTGCAGGTTTCATCTCGGGAATTCAGGCGGCTTTGAAAGCGGCCGTCATGAAGGCCCACCACATGGATGATGCTGAGTCCTGAAGCCGGATCGTTCGAGGCTGGAGTTCTCCGGCTGGAAGATGAGCGGAAGCGTGTCCTCCGGCCGCAGCGGACAGCATCCCGAACGGATCCTGCAAGGGTTCGGTGGCATTCCGCAGATTGATGCACACGCCCGATATGACCACCCATTGCGCCCGACCGGCTCTGACCCGGCATCCAGCTGGAGACTTGGCGTTCCTTCAACCTATGCGCCGCAGCCGCAAGGTCGTCGAGGCCTAAGCCCGCACTGGCCTCTCCGTGCGCGACCACCTCGTGGCCTTCCTGCGCGGGGACCTGCGCCGGCGCGGGATCATCCCCTGAACTGAGGCCATGAGCGTCCGCAACGGCCAGTGGCTCGAGACCGCCGGCATCGTCCTCGTCCGCCAGCGCCCGGGGGCTGCGAAGGGCGTCCTCTTCCTCACCCTCGAGGACGAGACCGGCATCGCCAATCTCGTGGTTTGGACGAAGGTCTTCGAGGCCCATCGCCGCATCTTCCTTGGCACCCCCTAATCGCCGTGACGGCCCGCGTCCAGCGCGAGGTCGTCCATCTGGTGGTCCACAAGATCACCGACCTGTCGCGGGAGCTGGAAAGCGTCAGTCTGCGCGAGAGAGGCACCGGGCCGGAAGGCAAAAGGCGTTGGACCGGGGCAGATCAGTGAGCCCCGCTTCGGATGTGGTTTCTTATGCAGGAACACGCGTTCGAGATATATATATATATATCCGCAACCTCCGTCTCGATACAACCGAGTTAAAACATGGGGCTTCAGGTGAATATGCGCAGAAACTCGCTCTGGTAGTAGAGTTGGGCAAAGAGGCCGTGCAAGGCCGGTCACTGCTTCTTGGACCCGCCAGCGAGCACCCAGCCGCTGAATGTCATGCAGGCCGCGAGCGTCGGTAGGCAGCTGCCAACGGCTACAAAGGCGATTGGCCACCAGTGGTCTGGCAGGCCCACGGTGCTGAAGTAATAAGCCGCAGTTGCCAGAAGCCCGGAGCCGACGATCCAGAGCAATCGAAGGGTGGCCTTTCGCTGCAAGTATCGGCTTAGCACTACTCTGCCAGGTTTTGTGGTAGTTCGGGGTGGTGCTCACGGGAGGTGCCGTGATGAGAGCAACCACAAGCCACTGGCGGGCTGCCTATGAGGCTTGGCTCGCACCTTTCCTAGCTCGGCTCGGCAGGGTCGAGCAGCGCCGCTGGGCACCGGTGTATCTTCAGGGGCTGCTCGGGCCGGGCGAGCGCAAGAGCGTCGAGCCAATGGCCGCTCGCGTAGCGCCCGGAGACGTTCAGCAGCTTCACCACTTCATCTCCACCTCGCCTTGGCGCTGTGAGCCGCTCGAGGAGGAGCTGGTGCGGGCCGCCGACCGGCTCGTCGGTGGTCCAGAGGCTGTGCTGATCATCGACGACACCGCCCTGGTCAAGCAGGGGCGACACTCGGTGGGGGTTGCGCGCCAGTATTGCGGCCAACTGGGCAAAAAGGCCAACTGCCAGGCCTTGGTCTCGCTCACGCTGGCGCGCTGCGAGGTTCCGGTCTGTGTGGGCCTGCGTTTGTTCCTGCCTCGCGCCTGGGCCGAGGACGCAGGGCGGCGCGCCCGTGCCGGTGTGCCAGAGGCGATCCCCGGCCGGCCCAAATGGCGGATCGCCCTGGACGAGATCAGTCGCATCCAAGTGGCTGGAGCGCGCTTCGGCGCTGTGCTGGCGGATGCCGAGTACGGCAAGGTGGCAGACTTCCGGCAGAAGCTCTCGGAGCAGGGTCTCACCTGGGCGGTGGGCATTCTGCCGACCCAGACGGTCTATCCTGCCGACGTCATGATTGCTCCGGCTATGGAGGTGGCAGAGTAGTGTTAGAGCGCCTAACAAAACCGCCTCTCGTGCGTTAGGGGACATGAGCAAGCCCCTTGTATCCGATGATCTGTGGGCGGCGCTGGAGCCGTTGCTGCCGAGGCCGCGGCCCAAGCCCCAGGGCGGCCGTCCCCGCTGCGATGACCGGCTGGCCTTGGCCGGCATCCTCTTCGTGCTCCGCTCCGGCATCCCTTGGGAGATGTTGCCGCGCGAGTTCGGCTGCTCCGGCATGACCTGCTGGCGCCGGCTGCGGGACTGGCAAGCGGCCGGCATCTGGGCTGGGCTCCACCGCATGCTGCTGGAGCGCCTATCGGATGCCGGACATCTGGACTGGAGCCGGGCCTCCCTCGACAGCGCCGCCGTGGCGGCCAAAAGGGGGGCACCGAGATCGGCCCGAACCCGACGGATCGCGGCAAACCAGGCACGAAGCGCCATCTTGTGGTCGACCGGAGAGGCACCCCGCTCGGGGTGCGCCTGAGTCCAGCCAACCGGCATGACAGCCTGATGCTGGCGCCCACCCTCGATGCCGTGCCGGGCGTGCGCCACGGTCGCGGCCGCCCGCGCAAGCGCCCCGACAAGCTCCACGCCGACAAGGCTTACGATAACCATCGTTGCCGGTCCGAATGCCGCGCCCGCGCGATCATGCCCCGCATTGCTCGGCGGACAGTGGACAGCAGCGAGAGGTTGGGCTGCCACCGCTGGGTCGTCGAACGAACGCTTGCCTGGCTCAACCGCTTCCGCCGTCTGACTATCCGCTATGAGCGACGCGCCGACATTCACGAGGCCTTCGTAATCCTCGGCTGCGCCCTCATCTGCCTCAACCAGATCAGAAGGTTTTGTTAGATGCTCTTAGTTCGACATCACGTTCATATTCGGTCATAGGCGCTCCTCCTGCTTGCTGCCTTACTGCACCATCTTGACATGCCGTAGAGGCGACGATCGCCAGGAAAGATGCGGCCGTCAGTGGAGAGGCAGCAGGGCGCGGCAACGCCTGCCGGCAGACTCCCAGAGCTAATCAGTCAGGCCCCATGCATCAGCTGCACCAAGGGTAAGCCCTGCTGACCGGATGTGCAGCAGGATTTTTACCCATGGATGCAGTCACATTAGAACAACCCGTAGGAGGGATGCTCCCGCAAGGGATATTCGTCATCGTCCTCGCCGCATTCTGGCTGGTCATTTGCCGGAGGTGGGAGTGATTTGATCACTTGGTGGTAATCGCACTGCAGACGCTTCGCGGTCCACTCCTTGCCCCGACTAGTCAGGATGCCACGCCGGTTCAGTTCATTTGCGACTACGTGCAACGGAGCATCCACGCCGATTTCGCTTATCACGACAGCGATACTTTCACGCCTTTGGCGGGCAGATATTTGTCTGCTCAGGACTGGGTTCTTGTTCGCAGCCGGACTGGGAGACGAATGACCGAGGCGCAGGCCTTTAGCTCGCTTCTCCTGAAAGACCTCGGCTTTGCGTGCATGACGATGGGCAGCAACTTGCTCCGCTTCCGCGACTTGAGTTGCCTGACAAGCGGCACGATCTTCATCATCCTCACACGCTGCGATGATGCTGATTTTCCGCGACCCGCAGAAATCCAAGAAAGACTGTGCGTTTCGAGACACCCGATCTATCCGGGAGACGATGAGTGGACAGTTCATTCGCGTCGCAAGATCTACCGCCTCGCGAAACGCCGGCCGCTCCTCCAAGGGGGTAGCGTCTGTCGCTGAATGGTGCTCTTCGAAGACCTTCTCCAGCACGACACCGCGCGCATTTGCATAGACCTCAATAGCTTTACGTTGTGCATCTGGTCCGCTTCCACTGACCTGAGCCTTGCTAGACACACGGACATACCCAATGGCTACACGGGGGGCTTAAGCGCTTTGTATTTGTGGCATGGGATTGTATAGACCTCTTTTACATATCAGCAGTTTTGCAAATGTGTCGGCAGAAGGATCAATGCTCGTGCGAGCAGTTCATCTGGAAATCTGATGGTCCCGCTCCACTTGCTGTATACGCCTTGGCAGCACGTCCAAGTCGCATGTGAGCGGAAGTGGAGGGTGCAAGTTTTAGGTGACGAGCGATGAGTTGCGATGGGCTGATCCGGCGCTCCGCCTCTTCGATACTGCGAGTGCCCTGTTCGTTGCCTATCTCGTGCTTACGGGCTTGATCGTCCGTCGCGCTGACTTGGCCATACCCCTAGACGAAGCTTCGTGCTCTTCTGAGAGGGGCTATGATTTTGCCGCTGAAAGACAAGGGCCATTCTTGCGAATCGCGGCTGCTGCGATAAAGTACTGCGGTTTCACATCGTGCAGCCACGCCATGAGCTTCATCCCACGACCGGAACGGCAGGGCGTTCTTCTCAAGGTTTTCTCCGGCAGGAAGGAGCTGCAGGTTACCGATGCTTCTTGAGGCGGCGATGATGTCGTCAATGCGGTGCTCATGCAAGTTCTGGCTTCGGAGCACGCTACGGGTCGCATCGGCCTGAGGGATAATATGATCGATGTGGTGAACAGTTCCGATTCAGTCTAGGTCGCGATAGAGCAGCGACAAGGCGACGAAGGATCGCCTGTTGCTGTAGTCCAAGGCAAGCAGCGGGA contains:
- a CDS encoding dimethylsulfonioproprionate lyase family protein, translated to MTNTRSPELQRFLDVTLAALAQRAPGEEARASLRRIAAAAERVEPQRKSSGSRQPVCEHLDPMLGSLSAHPDLGPLAQAFRAVEPALDWRPRGTNDTASTNFPTSHANAVFVGPGGIEQRNDIWIGVSLLAPHVRYPDHDHAPEETYLVLSDGEFRQEDGDWFSPGIGGSFYNRPGILHAMRSGDGPLLALWALWNDRAAAA
- a CDS encoding pyrroline-5-carboxylate reductase, coding for MRVGIIGATGWLGSALGGQLLARGMLRPTELVLLNRSGPRADYHGHADVTWARDVDDLVACSDLVVVSVRPQDWPALKLMAPGRLVVSFMAGTRLARLAACRGRIVRAMPNAAAEIGRSYSPWIAGSGVTDADRAAVRWLLSAIGSEDELQQESHLDLMTAVPGSGSAYPALLATALADFLRANGIVEAVAWRAAEAVICDAPQVLAGRISQAPEMIEAYLAYEGTTAAGINAARSAGFISGIQAALKAAVMKAHHMDDAES
- a CDS encoding OB-fold nucleic acid binding domain-containing protein, which gives rise to MSVRNGQWLETAGIVLVRQRPGAAKGVLFLTLEDETGIANLVVWTKVFEAHRRIFLGTP
- a CDS encoding IS5 family transposase (programmed frameshift) — encoded protein: MSKPLVSDDLWAALEPLLPRPRPKPQGGRPRCDDRLALAGILFVLRSGIPWEMLPREFGCSGMTCWRRLRDWQAAGIWAGLHRMLLERLSDAGHLDWSRASLDSAAVAAKRGGTEIGPNPTDRGKPGTKRHLVVDRRGTPLGVRLSPANRHDSLMLAPTLDAVPGVRHGRGRPRKRPDKLHADKAYDNHRCRSECRARAIMPRIARRTVDSSERLGCHRWVVERTLAWLNRFRRLTIRYERRADIHEAFVILGCALICLNQIRRFC
- a CDS encoding recombinase family protein, whose protein sequence is MGYVRVSSKAQVSGSGPDAQRKAIEVYANARGVVLEKVFEEHHSATDATPLEERPAFREAVDLATRMNCPLIVSRIDRVSRNAQSFLDFCGSRKISIIAACEDDEDRAACQATQVAEAEQVAAHRHARKAEVFQEKRAKGLRLGHSSPSPAANKNPVLSRQISARQRRESIAVVISEIGVDAPLHVVANELNRRGILTSRGKEWTAKRLQCDYHQVIKSLPPPANDQPECGEDDDEYPLREHPSYGLF